A genomic segment from Paramixta manurensis encodes:
- the lolC gene encoding lipoprotein-releasing ABC transporter permease subunit LolC has product MYQPVALFIGLRYMRGRAADRFGRFVSWLSTIGITLGVLALVTVLSVMNGFEQELEGNILGLMPQALVTSDKGSINPQQLPAAGLHLQGVKRIAPLTTGDVVLQSARSVAVGVMLGIQPDEQDPLTPYLVNVQQSRLQAGQYNVILGEQLAGQLGVKRGDTLRLMVPSASQFTPMGRIPSQRLFNIVGTFAANSEVDGYQLLVNQQDASRLMRYPLGNVTGWRLWLDKPLEVDSTSQQALPNGLVWKDWRERKGDLFHAVRMEKNMMGLLLSLIVAVAAFNIITSLGLLIMEKQGEVAILQTQGLTRRQIMLVFMVQGASAGIIGALLGTLLGVLLASQLNNLMPIIGLFLDGAALPVAISPWQVLTIGLTAMIVALLSTLYPSWRAAAVQPAEALRYE; this is encoded by the coding sequence ATGTATCAACCTGTCGCGTTATTTATCGGCTTGCGCTACATGCGCGGGCGTGCCGCAGACCGCTTTGGTCGGTTTGTCTCCTGGCTTTCCACCATCGGCATTACGCTTGGCGTGCTGGCGTTGGTAACCGTATTGTCGGTGATGAACGGCTTCGAGCAGGAGCTTGAGGGCAATATCCTCGGTTTGATGCCGCAAGCGTTGGTGACCAGCGATAAAGGCTCTATCAATCCACAACAGCTTCCTGCCGCCGGGCTGCACTTACAGGGCGTGAAACGCATCGCGCCGTTGACGACCGGCGATGTGGTGCTCCAGAGCGCGCGCAGCGTTGCAGTGGGCGTGATGCTGGGAATACAACCGGATGAGCAAGATCCGCTGACGCCTTATCTGGTTAATGTGCAGCAAAGCCGTCTGCAGGCAGGCCAGTACAATGTGATTTTGGGTGAGCAACTTGCCGGGCAGTTGGGCGTGAAGCGTGGCGATACGCTGCGCCTGATGGTGCCCTCCGCCAGTCAGTTTACGCCGATGGGGCGCATCCCCAGCCAACGTCTGTTCAATATCGTCGGTACCTTTGCCGCCAATAGCGAGGTGGATGGTTATCAACTGCTGGTTAACCAGCAAGATGCCTCGCGTCTGATGCGCTATCCGCTCGGTAACGTTACCGGTTGGCGTCTGTGGCTGGATAAACCGCTCGAGGTGGATAGCACCAGTCAGCAGGCGCTGCCAAACGGGCTAGTGTGGAAAGACTGGCGTGAGCGGAAGGGCGATCTCTTCCATGCGGTGCGGATGGAAAAAAATATGATGGGGTTACTGTTAAGCCTGATTGTTGCGGTTGCCGCGTTTAATATTATTACCTCGCTGGGTCTGCTGATTATGGAGAAGCAGGGCGAAGTGGCGATTTTGCAAACCCAGGGGTTAACCCGTCGGCAAATTATGCTGGTGTTTATGGTGCAAGGCGCTAGCGCCGGTATTATTGGCGCGCTGTTGGGAACGCTACTCGGCGTCCTGCTCGCCAGCCAGCTTAATAACCTGATGCCGATTATCGGCCTGTTTCTCGACGGCGCTGCGCTGCCGGTCGCTATTTCGCCCTGGCAGGTGCTCACCATTGGGCTTACCGCGATGATTGTGGCTTTGCTGTCCACGCTTTACCCTTCCTGGCGCGCCGCCGCCGTTCAACCCGCCGAGGCTTTACGCTATGAGTAA
- the lolD gene encoding lipoprotein-releasing ABC transporter ATP-binding protein LolD: MSNSILLQCNDLCKRYQEGSVQTDVLRNVSFSIQAGEMMAIVGSSGSGKSTLLHLLGGLDSPTSGEVIFNGSSLNAMSSSAKAELRNRELGFIYQFHHLLPDFTALENVAMPLLIGKKAKNEAQDRAREMLSAVGLEKRAAHRPSELSGGERQRVAIARALVNNPRLVMADEPTGNLDARNADAIFDLLGELNARQGTAFLVVTHDLHLAKRLPRQMEMRDGHLEGEITLAGAL; the protein is encoded by the coding sequence ATGAGTAATTCGATTCTGTTGCAATGTAACGATCTGTGCAAACGCTATCAGGAAGGCAGCGTACAGACCGATGTGCTGCGTAACGTCTCTTTCAGTATCCAGGCCGGCGAAATGATGGCGATTGTCGGGAGTTCCGGTTCGGGCAAAAGTACCTTGTTGCACTTGTTAGGCGGGCTGGACTCGCCAACCTCGGGCGAGGTCATTTTTAACGGTAGCTCGCTGAATGCGATGTCCTCTTCGGCGAAAGCTGAGCTGCGTAACCGCGAGTTGGGTTTTATTTATCAGTTTCATCACCTGTTACCCGACTTCACGGCGTTAGAGAATGTGGCGATGCCATTGTTGATTGGCAAGAAAGCCAAAAATGAAGCCCAGGATCGCGCCCGGGAGATGCTCAGCGCGGTGGGGTTAGAAAAGCGTGCGGCGCATCGCCCCTCCGAACTGTCCGGCGGTGAACGCCAGCGCGTCGCCATTGCCCGTGCGCTGGTGAATAATCCGCGGTTGGTGATGGCGGATGAACCAACCGGTAACCTGGACGCGCGCAATGCCGATGCGATTTTCGATCTGCTGGGTGAGTTAAATGCGCGCCAGGGTACCGCGTTTTTGGTGGTAACCCATGATCTCCACCTGGCAAAACGTCTACCGCGTCAGATGGAGATGCGTGATGGTCACCTGGAAGGTGAGATCACCCTGGCGGGAGCGTTGTAA
- the lolE gene encoding lipoprotein-releasing ABC transporter permease subunit LolE, protein MASLSLLLGLRFSRGRRRGGMVSLISVISTVGIALGVAVLIVGLSAMNGFERELNNRILAVVPHGEIEPVNQPFNGWRQTIPRIEKVPGIAAAAPYVNFTGLVESGAKLQAIQVKGVDPQQETRLSALPRFVQNNAWSTFAPNKQQIIIGSGMAKSLNVQQGDWLTLMIPNSDGQNKLLQPKRIRLQISGILQLSGMLDHSLALVPLVDAQHYLDMGDNVTGIALKMNDPFSAGKLVRDAGEVTHAYVYIRSWIGTYGYMYRDIQMIRAIMYLAMVLVIGVACFNIVSTLVMAVKDKSSDIAVLRTLGAKDGLIRAIFVWYGLRAGLLGSVSGVVVGVLAALNLTAIIRVIERLIGHHFLSGDIYFIDFLPSELHWLDVISVLATAIVLSLLASWYPARRASRIDPARVLSGQ, encoded by the coding sequence ATGGCGTCATTATCGCTTCTGTTGGGCCTGCGTTTTAGCCGTGGACGGCGGCGCGGCGGCATGGTTTCGTTGATCTCGGTGATTTCGACCGTTGGCATTGCGCTGGGCGTAGCGGTATTGATTGTCGGATTAAGCGCCATGAACGGTTTCGAGCGCGAGCTAAATAACCGTATCCTGGCGGTGGTTCCTCACGGTGAAATTGAACCGGTCAATCAGCCGTTTAACGGCTGGCGGCAGACTATCCCGCGCATCGAAAAGGTGCCGGGGATTGCCGCCGCCGCGCCCTATGTTAACTTCACCGGGTTGGTTGAGAGCGGCGCTAAACTGCAGGCGATTCAGGTAAAAGGGGTCGATCCGCAGCAAGAGACGCGTTTAAGCGCGCTGCCGAGATTTGTACAGAATAATGCCTGGTCGACCTTTGCGCCGAATAAGCAACAGATCATTATTGGCAGTGGGATGGCAAAATCGCTCAATGTGCAGCAAGGGGATTGGCTAACGCTGATGATCCCGAATAGCGATGGGCAAAATAAATTGTTGCAGCCGAAACGTATTCGTCTACAAATCAGCGGTATTTTGCAACTGAGCGGTATGCTCGATCATAGCCTGGCGCTGGTGCCATTAGTCGATGCGCAGCACTATCTGGATATGGGTGACAACGTCACCGGTATCGCCTTGAAAATGAATGACCCCTTTAGCGCCGGGAAACTCGTTCGCGATGCCGGCGAAGTGACCCATGCTTATGTCTATATTCGTAGCTGGATTGGCACCTACGGCTATATGTACCGGGATATTCAAATGATCCGCGCCATTATGTATTTAGCCATGGTGCTGGTGATTGGCGTCGCCTGTTTTAACATTGTTTCCACGCTGGTGATGGCGGTAAAAGATAAAAGTAGTGATATTGCGGTGCTACGTACCCTTGGGGCGAAAGATGGCCTGATCCGGGCGATATTTGTCTGGTACGGCTTACGCGCCGGGTTGCTGGGTAGCGTAAGCGGCGTGGTGGTGGGCGTGCTGGCGGCGCTAAACCTGACGGCGATTATCCGGGTGATAGAGCGCCTGATCGGGCATCATTTTTTGTCGGGAGACATCTATTTTATCGATTTTCTGCCGTCTGAATTGCACTGGTTGGATGTGATTTCGGTGCTGGCGACGGCGATTGTGCTGAGCTTGCTGGCAAGCTGGTATCCGGCCCGGCGCGCGAGTCGCATCGATCCGGCACGGGTATTGAGCGGACAATAG
- the cobB gene encoding Sir2 family NAD+-dependent deacetylase, which yields MRTPRRRLRIARYRKSKRKVHQRFRQRIFERDRQAELAAHPQPRVVVLTGAGISAESGIRTFRAEDGLWEEHRVEDVATPEGFARDPAQVQAFYNARRRQLTQTDVHPNAAHQALSEMESVLGDNFLLVTQNIDNLHERAGSERVLHMHGELLKVRCSVSGQVLEWSGDVNPEDRCHCCQFPAPLRPHVVWFGEMPLGMDEIYQALAQADYFIAIGTSGHVYPAAGFVHEAKLQGAHTVELNLEPSQVGSEFAEKHYGLASEVVPKYVKSFLMGLYK from the coding sequence ATGCGCACACCCCGTCGTCGACTGCGTATCGCGCGTTACAGAAAGAGCAAACGTAAGGTGCATCAGCGCTTTCGCCAGCGTATTTTTGAGCGTGACCGTCAGGCGGAATTAGCCGCGCATCCACAGCCGCGGGTGGTGGTGCTCACCGGCGCCGGGATCTCTGCCGAGTCCGGTATTCGTACTTTTCGCGCCGAAGATGGTTTATGGGAAGAGCACCGGGTAGAGGATGTTGCGACGCCGGAAGGTTTCGCCCGTGACCCGGCGCAGGTTCAGGCCTTTTATAACGCACGCCGCCGCCAGCTAACCCAGACGGACGTTCATCCGAATGCTGCACATCAGGCGCTGTCTGAAATGGAATCGGTACTGGGCGATAACTTTCTGTTAGTGACGCAAAATATCGATAACCTGCACGAACGCGCCGGCAGCGAGCGGGTGCTGCATATGCATGGCGAACTACTAAAAGTACGTTGTTCCGTCAGCGGGCAGGTTCTGGAGTGGAGCGGTGACGTTAACCCGGAAGACCGCTGTCACTGCTGCCAGTTCCCGGCGCCGTTACGCCCGCATGTGGTGTGGTTTGGTGAAATGCCGCTCGGCATGGATGAGATTTATCAGGCGCTGGCGCAGGCGGACTATTTTATTGCTATTGGTACCTCAGGGCATGTTTATCCGGCGGCGGGTTTCGTTCATGAGGCGAAATTGCAGGGCGCGCATACCGTGGAGCTTAATCTTGAACCGAGCCAGGTAGGCAGTGAATTTGCCGAAAAACACTATGGCCTGGCGAGTGAAGTGGTTCCGAAATACGTTAAAAGCTTTTTGATGGGTCTGTATAAATAA
- the potD gene encoding spermidine/putrescine ABC transporter substrate-binding protein PotD — protein MKKWSCMLAAGALALGLHSAVAADNNTLYFYNWTEYVPPGLLEQFTKETGIKVIYSTYESNESMYAKLKTYKDGAYDLVVPSTYFVAKMRNEGMIQKIDKSQLSNFHNLDPNLLNKSFDPNNDYSIPYIWGATAIGVNSDEIDPATVTRWADLWKPEYKQSLLLTDDAREVFQVALRKLGYSGNTTDPKQIDAAYQELKKLMPNVLAFNSDNPGNPFMEGEVNLGMVWNGSAYVARQAGTPLQIIWPKEGGIFWMDSLAIPANAKNKQGALKLINFLLRPDVAAKVAETIGYPTPNLAARKLLPKAVADDKSLYPDNAIIKNGEWQDDVGAASVQYETLFQKLKAGR, from the coding sequence ATGAAGAAATGGTCTTGTATGCTGGCCGCCGGGGCGCTAGCGTTAGGCTTACACAGCGCCGTTGCCGCCGACAATAATACGCTCTATTTCTACAATTGGACCGAATACGTGCCGCCGGGTCTGTTGGAACAGTTCACCAAAGAGACCGGCATCAAAGTTATTTATTCGACTTACGAATCCAACGAAAGCATGTACGCCAAGCTGAAAACCTATAAAGATGGCGCTTATGACTTGGTGGTGCCCTCCACCTATTTCGTGGCTAAAATGCGTAACGAAGGCATGATTCAGAAGATCGACAAGTCTCAGTTATCCAACTTCCACAACCTCGATCCTAACCTGCTGAATAAATCGTTCGATCCGAATAACGATTACTCGATCCCTTACATCTGGGGCGCGACCGCGATTGGCGTTAATAGTGACGAAATTGACCCGGCGACCGTGACCCGTTGGGCCGACCTCTGGAAACCCGAATATAAACAGAGCCTGTTGCTCACTGACGATGCGCGTGAGGTCTTCCAGGTTGCATTGCGGAAGCTGGGCTACTCCGGTAATACCACCGACCCGAAACAGATTGACGCGGCGTATCAGGAACTCAAAAAGTTAATGCCTAACGTACTGGCCTTTAACTCTGATAACCCAGGGAATCCGTTTATGGAAGGCGAAGTCAATCTTGGCATGGTGTGGAACGGCTCAGCGTATGTCGCACGCCAGGCAGGCACCCCATTGCAGATTATTTGGCCGAAAGAAGGCGGTATCTTCTGGATGGATAGCCTGGCGATCCCCGCCAATGCCAAAAACAAACAGGGCGCGCTGAAACTGATTAACTTCCTGTTACGCCCTGACGTCGCAGCGAAAGTCGCCGAAACCATTGGCTACCCAACGCCTAACCTGGCGGCGCGAAAACTGCTGCCGAAAGCGGTGGCGGACGATAAATCGCTCTACCCGGATAATGCCATTATTAAAAATGGCGAGTGGCAGGATGATGTGGGCGCCGCCAGTGTGCAGTATGAAACACTGTTTCAGAAACTGAAAGCCGGGCGCTAA
- the potC gene encoding spermidine/putrescine ABC transporter permease PotC: MIGRTLRGSFMLVIYAWLYIPIVILIVNSFNASRFGINWQGFSTQWYGLLVNNDSLIQAAKHSLVMGVLSASFATLIGALTAVALYRYHFRGKPFVSGMLFVVMMSPDIVMAISLLVLFMLLGVSLGFWSLLFSHITFCLPFVVITVYSRLKGFDVRMLEAAKDLGASEITILRKIILPLALPAVAAGWLLSFTLSMDDVVVSSFVTGPAYEILPLKIYSMVKVGVSPEVNALATILMVLSLLLVAFSQLLLRDKTKLRG; this comes from the coding sequence ATGATAGGACGCACACTGCGCGGCAGCTTTATGTTGGTTATTTACGCGTGGCTGTATATCCCGATTGTGATTCTGATCGTCAACTCTTTTAATGCCTCACGCTTTGGCATTAACTGGCAGGGATTCAGCACCCAGTGGTATGGCCTACTGGTGAACAACGATAGCTTGATTCAGGCGGCAAAACATTCGCTGGTGATGGGCGTGCTGTCCGCCAGCTTCGCCACGCTGATTGGCGCGCTCACCGCTGTAGCGCTTTACCGCTATCACTTTCGCGGCAAACCTTTTGTCAGCGGAATGCTGTTTGTGGTGATGATGTCGCCAGATATTGTTATGGCCATCTCGCTGCTGGTGCTGTTTATGCTGCTTGGCGTCTCTCTCGGTTTCTGGTCACTGCTGTTTTCCCATATCACCTTCTGCCTCCCTTTCGTGGTCATTACCGTGTATTCGCGGCTGAAAGGTTTTGATGTGCGGATGCTGGAAGCGGCAAAAGATCTGGGTGCCAGTGAGATCACCATTCTACGAAAAATTATTCTACCGCTGGCATTACCGGCGGTGGCGGCTGGCTGGTTACTCAGCTTTACCCTCTCGATGGATGATGTGGTGGTTTCATCATTCGTGACCGGCCCGGCGTATGAAATTCTGCCCTTGAAGATTTACTCAATGGTTAAAGTTGGCGTATCGCCTGAAGTCAATGCGTTGGCGACGATTCTAATGGTGCTGTCGCTGTTGCTGGTGGCCTTCAGCCAGTTGTTACTGCGTGATAAAACCAAACTACGAGGATAA
- the potB gene encoding spermidine/putrescine ABC transporter permease PotB: protein MKMMRNRFQKVVITLIVSWLALFVFLPNLMIIATSFLTRDDANFVKLVFTLDNYARLIDPLYAEVLLHSLNMAIIATLCCLVLGYPFAWCLTKLPQRLRPLMLFLLIVPFWTNSLIRIYGLKIFLSTRGWLNDFLLWLGVIEKPFRIMFTSDAVIMGLVYILLPFMVMPLYSSLEKLDKSCLEAARDLGASKVQTFIRIILPLTMPGIVAGCLLVLLPAMGLFYVADLMGGAKNLLIGNVIKSQFLNIRDWPFGAATSIVLTLIMGLMLLIYWRAARLLNKKVELE, encoded by the coding sequence ATGAAAATGATGCGTAACCGTTTTCAGAAAGTCGTCATTACGCTAATCGTTAGTTGGCTGGCGCTGTTTGTGTTCCTGCCAAACCTGATGATTATCGCCACCAGCTTTCTGACCCGTGATGACGCGAATTTCGTCAAGCTGGTGTTCACACTCGACAATTACGCACGGCTGATTGATCCGCTGTACGCCGAAGTTCTGCTGCACTCGCTGAATATGGCCATTATCGCCACTCTCTGCTGTTTGGTGCTGGGTTACCCATTCGCCTGGTGTCTAACCAAATTACCGCAGCGTCTGCGTCCATTAATGCTATTCCTGCTGATTGTTCCTTTCTGGACCAATTCACTGATCCGCATCTATGGTCTGAAAATTTTCCTCAGCACACGCGGCTGGTTAAATGATTTCTTGCTGTGGCTGGGGGTGATTGAGAAACCGTTTCGCATTATGTTTACCTCCGACGCGGTGATCATGGGGCTGGTTTATATCCTGCTACCGTTTATGGTGATGCCGCTCTACTCCAGCCTGGAAAAATTGGATAAGTCGTGCCTGGAGGCGGCGCGCGATCTCGGCGCCAGTAAAGTACAAACCTTTATTCGCATTATTCTTCCGCTGACCATGCCAGGCATTGTGGCGGGGTGTCTGCTGGTTTTATTACCGGCAATGGGGTTGTTTTACGTTGCCGATTTGATGGGCGGCGCGAAAAATTTACTGATTGGTAACGTGATCAAAAGCCAGTTCCTGAATATCCGCGACTGGCCTTTCGGCGCCGCGACCAGCATCGTTTTGACGCTGATTATGGGGCTGATGCTGCTGATTTACTGGCGCGCCGCGCGGTTGCTGAATAAAAAGGTGGAGCTGGAATGA
- the potA gene encoding spermidine/putrescine ABC transporter ATP-binding protein PotA, protein MTQTRARQALVTLSGISKAFDGKEIIADFNLTIHHGEFITLLGPSGCGKTTILRLIAGLEETDSGEIILDGEAITRQPAEHRHVNTVFQSYALFPHMSVFENVAFGLRMQKTPAAELTARVNDALAMVQLERFADRRPHQLSGGQQQRVAIARAVVNRPKVLLLDESLSALDYKLRRQMQNELKALQRKLGITFVFVTHDQEEALTMSDRIVVMRDGRIEQDGTPREIYEEPKNLFVARFIGEINVFDADVITRLDAQRVRARVEGRECDIQVPFAVEPGQKLHVLLRPEDLRVEEIGDSENVEGLIGYVRERNYKGMTLESTVELENGKLVTVSEFFNEDDPDFDHSLNQKMAVNWVESWEVVLPDENDA, encoded by the coding sequence ATGACGCAAACACGCGCGCGACAGGCGCTGGTTACGCTTTCTGGCATCAGTAAAGCTTTTGACGGCAAAGAAATTATCGCCGACTTTAACCTGACCATTCACCACGGCGAATTTATTACGTTGCTGGGGCCATCCGGCTGCGGAAAAACCACTATTTTACGTTTAATCGCCGGTTTAGAAGAAACCGACAGCGGCGAAATCATTCTGGATGGTGAAGCCATTACCCGGCAGCCTGCCGAACATCGCCACGTTAATACCGTGTTTCAGAGCTATGCGCTATTTCCGCATATGTCGGTATTTGAAAACGTTGCTTTTGGCCTGCGTATGCAAAAAACCCCGGCGGCAGAACTGACCGCCCGGGTTAATGACGCATTAGCGATGGTGCAACTGGAGCGTTTTGCCGACCGGCGCCCACATCAGCTTTCCGGTGGTCAACAGCAGCGCGTGGCGATTGCGCGCGCGGTGGTTAATCGTCCGAAAGTGCTGTTGTTAGATGAGTCCCTGTCCGCCCTCGACTATAAGCTACGTCGGCAAATGCAAAACGAACTAAAAGCATTGCAACGTAAACTCGGTATTACTTTCGTGTTCGTTACCCACGATCAGGAAGAAGCACTCACCATGTCTGACCGGATTGTGGTGATGCGCGACGGGCGCATTGAGCAGGATGGCACGCCGCGGGAAATCTATGAAGAGCCCAAAAACCTGTTTGTCGCGCGGTTTATCGGTGAAATTAATGTGTTCGACGCCGACGTGATTACCCGGCTAGATGCCCAACGCGTCCGCGCGCGCGTGGAAGGCCGCGAATGCGATATTCAGGTACCTTTCGCGGTCGAGCCCGGACAAAAGTTACATGTGCTGCTACGTCCGGAAGACTTGCGCGTCGAAGAGATTGGCGATAGCGAAAACGTTGAGGGTCTGATCGGCTACGTGCGCGAACGTAACTATAAAGGCATGACGTTGGAGTCCACCGTTGAGCTGGAAAATGGCAAATTGGTCACCGTTAGCGAGTTCTTCAACGAAGACGATCCCGATTTTGACCACTCACTGAATCAAAAAATGGCGGTTAATTGGGTAGAGAGCTGGGAGGTGGTGCTGCCTGATGAAAATGATGCGTAA
- the pepT gene encoding peptidase T, translating to MNQLLDRFLNYVSYDTQSKSHVRQVPSTEGQWRLARLLQEELQTLGFVEVTLSEHGCVMGTLPANTDKPTPVIGFIAHMDTSPDFTAKQVNPQIVEHYRGGDIALGMGDEVLSPVMFPVLHQLLGHTLITTDGKTLLGADDKAGIAEIMTAMARLAQSAEPHGKIRVAFTPDEEIGKGTVHFDVAAFGADWAYTIDGGGIGEFEFENFNAASATVKITGNNVHPGTAKGVMVNALELAMRFHAEVPEQETPQRTAGYEGFYHLHGMKGSVDRAELSYIVRDFERDNFARRKQTLQEIAKRVGKGLPADCHLDVTIEDTYYNMREKVEAHPHVIELALQAMRDCNIEPDVKPIRGGTDGASLSFMGLPCPNLFTGGYNYHGKHEFASLNNMEKAVEVIVRIAQRAAE from the coding sequence ATGAACCAGTTACTCGATCGTTTTTTAAATTACGTTTCGTATGATACACAGTCAAAAAGTCATGTACGGCAGGTGCCCAGCACGGAAGGGCAATGGCGCCTGGCGCGTCTATTGCAAGAAGAGTTACAAACCTTAGGCTTTGTGGAGGTGACGCTGAGCGAACATGGCTGTGTGATGGGGACCTTGCCAGCCAATACCGATAAGCCTACGCCGGTCATCGGTTTTATTGCGCATATGGATACCTCTCCGGACTTTACCGCCAAACAGGTCAACCCGCAGATTGTAGAACACTATCGCGGTGGCGATATTGCCTTAGGGATGGGAGACGAAGTGCTGTCGCCAGTAATGTTCCCGGTACTGCATCAACTCTTGGGGCATACCTTAATTACTACCGATGGCAAAACCTTGCTGGGCGCCGATGATAAGGCCGGTATTGCGGAAATCATGACCGCGATGGCGCGCCTTGCACAGAGTGCCGAGCCGCACGGAAAAATCCGCGTGGCGTTTACGCCTGATGAGGAGATTGGCAAAGGTACGGTTCATTTTGATGTTGCCGCATTCGGCGCCGATTGGGCGTATACCATTGATGGCGGCGGCATTGGTGAATTCGAGTTTGAGAACTTTAATGCCGCCTCGGCGACAGTAAAAATAACCGGTAATAATGTACATCCCGGCACGGCAAAAGGGGTGATGGTGAACGCGTTGGAGTTGGCGATGCGTTTTCATGCCGAGGTCCCCGAACAGGAAACGCCGCAACGTACTGCCGGATATGAAGGTTTTTACCATCTTCATGGCATGAAAGGCAGCGTCGATCGCGCTGAATTATCGTATATCGTGCGTGATTTTGAGCGTGATAATTTTGCCCGGCGTAAACAGACATTGCAGGAGATCGCTAAACGCGTTGGAAAAGGGCTACCGGCGGATTGTCATCTCGATGTCACGATTGAGGACACCTATTATAATATGCGCGAGAAAGTGGAAGCCCATCCGCATGTGATTGAGCTGGCGCTACAGGCGATGCGGGATTGCAATATTGAACCCGATGTGAAGCCGATTCGCGGCGGTACCGATGGCGCGTCGCTCTCTTTTATGGGTTTACCCTGTCCGAACCTGTTTACCGGCGGCTATAACTATCACGGTAAGCATGAGTTTGCTTCGCTGAATAATATGGAAAAAGCGGTCGAGGTGATTGTGCGCATTGCACAACGCGCGGCGGAGTAG
- a CDS encoding cupin domain-containing protein: protein MDYQLDLDWPDFLQRYWQKRPVVLKRGFKHFVDPISPDELAGLAMEPEVDSRLVSHQNGKWQVSHGPFESYDHLGESNWSLLVQAVDHWHEASAALMRPFRFLPDWRIDDLMISFSVPGGGVGPHFDQYDVFIIQGTGRRRWRVGDKVPMKQHCPHPDLLQVEPFDAIIDEEMEPGDILYIPPGFPHEGYSLENAVNYSVGFRAPSGRELISGFADYVLAHELGSHRFSDPAVQGRDCPATILPQEIAGIRQMMLDVINQPDHFEQWFGEFISQSRHELDIAPPEPPYQPDEIYDALQQGDTLTRLGGLRVLRIGDTVFVNGEQIESVHQQALNSLAHHSVVRQEDFADALDDPSFLAQLAALVNSGYWFFGDE, encoded by the coding sequence ATGGACTATCAGCTTGACCTCGACTGGCCCGACTTTTTACAGCGCTACTGGCAGAAACGACCGGTGGTGTTAAAACGCGGCTTTAAACACTTTGTCGACCCTATCTCACCGGATGAGCTCGCTGGCCTGGCGATGGAGCCGGAAGTCGACAGTCGTCTGGTCAGCCATCAAAACGGTAAATGGCAAGTGAGCCACGGGCCGTTCGAAAGTTACGATCACCTCGGTGAAAGTAACTGGTCGCTGCTGGTACAAGCGGTCGATCATTGGCATGAAGCCTCTGCCGCGTTAATGCGCCCTTTTCGTTTTTTACCCGACTGGCGTATTGACGATCTAATGATCTCCTTTTCGGTGCCGGGCGGCGGCGTTGGCCCACATTTCGACCAGTACGATGTGTTTATCATTCAGGGTACGGGCCGCCGTCGCTGGCGCGTGGGCGACAAAGTGCCAATGAAGCAACACTGCCCGCATCCCGACCTGTTACAGGTTGAGCCGTTTGATGCGATTATTGATGAAGAGATGGAACCAGGCGACATTCTCTATATTCCGCCAGGCTTCCCTCATGAAGGCTACTCGCTGGAAAATGCCGTCAATTACTCGGTCGGTTTCCGGGCGCCAAGCGGCCGTGAACTGATCAGCGGATTTGCCGATTATGTTTTGGCGCATGAACTGGGTAGCCACCGGTTTAGCGATCCGGCAGTTCAAGGTCGCGATTGTCCCGCCACTATTTTGCCGCAGGAAATCGCCGGGATTCGGCAAATGATGCTGGATGTCATCAATCAACCCGACCATTTTGAACAGTGGTTTGGCGAATTTATCTCCCAGTCACGCCATGAGTTGGATATTGCGCCGCCGGAGCCGCCCTATCAGCCGGATGAAATCTATGATGCGTTGCAGCAGGGCGATACGCTAACGCGTCTTGGCGGGCTACGGGTATTGCGTATTGGCGATACAGTGTTTGTTAACGGCGAGCAAATTGAGAGTGTACATCAGCAGGCGCTTAACAGCCTGGCGCACCATAGCGTAGTGAGGCAAGAAGATTTCGCCGATGCGTTGGACGACCCCTCATTTCTCGCCCAGCTTGCCGCCCTGGTGAATAGCGGATATTGGTTCTTCGGCGACGAGTAG